One stretch of Corynebacterium imitans DNA includes these proteins:
- the trpB gene encoding tryptophan synthase subunit beta produces the protein MSDNTHGGSTILPAYYGEFGGQFVAESLLPALDQLERAFVDAFEDEEFMTEYRSLLRDYLGRPTPLTECRNLPLDSANARIFLKREDLVHGGAHKTNQVIGQALLAKKMGKTRIIAETGAGQHGTATALACALLDLECVIYMGKVDMTRQEPNVYRMRLMGAEVIGVDSGAGTLKDAVNEALRDWTATFHTSHYLLGTAAGPHPFPKIVKEFHRVISTEAKQQMLERTGALPDVVCACVGGGSNAIGMFADFIDEDGVELIGAEPGGEGFGVGKHGAAINAGTVGILHGTRSYLMRNPDGQVEESYSISAGLDYPAVGPEHAHLAKSGRASYVAVTDEEALRAFQLLSRYEGIIPALESSHALAYALKRAAEHPKDAEPLRILVSLSGRGDKDVAHVRATLDEHPDWVIERSHAAPTNNKETN, from the coding sequence ATGAGTGACAACACCCACGGCGGCAGCACCATCCTGCCCGCCTACTACGGAGAATTCGGCGGGCAATTCGTCGCGGAGTCGCTACTGCCCGCCCTCGACCAGCTGGAGCGCGCGTTTGTCGACGCCTTCGAGGACGAGGAGTTCATGACCGAGTACCGCAGCCTCCTGCGCGATTATCTCGGCCGCCCCACACCGCTCACCGAGTGCCGGAACCTGCCGCTTGATAGCGCCAACGCGCGCATCTTCCTCAAACGCGAGGACCTCGTCCACGGCGGCGCCCACAAGACGAACCAGGTCATCGGCCAGGCGCTGCTGGCAAAGAAGATGGGCAAGACCCGCATCATCGCCGAGACCGGCGCGGGACAGCACGGCACAGCCACAGCGCTCGCCTGCGCGCTGCTAGACCTCGAGTGCGTGATCTACATGGGCAAGGTCGACATGACGCGTCAGGAGCCGAACGTCTACCGCATGCGGCTGATGGGCGCGGAAGTCATCGGCGTGGACTCCGGCGCGGGCACGCTGAAAGACGCGGTGAACGAGGCGCTACGCGACTGGACTGCCACTTTCCACACCTCCCACTACCTGCTCGGCACCGCCGCCGGCCCCCACCCGTTCCCGAAGATCGTGAAGGAATTCCACCGGGTCATCTCGACGGAGGCGAAGCAGCAGATGCTGGAGCGCACCGGCGCGCTGCCCGATGTGGTGTGCGCGTGCGTCGGCGGCGGCTCCAACGCGATCGGCATGTTCGCCGACTTTATTGACGAGGACGGCGTCGAACTTATCGGTGCCGAGCCCGGGGGAGAGGGCTTCGGTGTGGGCAAGCACGGCGCGGCGATCAACGCGGGCACCGTCGGGATCCTGCACGGCACTCGCTCGTACCTCATGCGCAACCCGGACGGGCAGGTGGAAGAGTCCTATTCCATCTCCGCCGGGCTGGACTACCCGGCCGTCGGTCCGGAGCACGCGCACCTGGCCAAGTCCGGCCGCGCCTCTTACGTGGCAGTCACTGATGAGGAGGCTCTGCGCGCCTTCCAGCTCCTGTCTCGCTACGAGGGCATCATCCCCGCACTCGAGTCCTCGCACGCGCTGGCGTATGCGCTCAAGCGTGCGGCCGAGCACCCCAAGGACGCCGAGCCATTGCGCATCCTGGTGTCGCTCTCCGGTCGCGGCGACAAGGACGTCGCCCACGTGCGGGCCACGCTCGACGAACACCCCGACTGGGTCATCGAGCGCAGCCACGCAGCCCCCACCAACAATAAGGAGACGAACTAG
- the trpA gene encoding tryptophan synthase subunit alpha, which produces MSAPKSSRYEKAFAALAEKGEGAFVPFIMLSDPSPEVALEIIDTVVKAGADALELGVPFSDPVADGPAIQAAHVRALDGGATVDQALEQVRTIRKRYPDLPIGMLIYANVAYVRGLDEFYAAFHDAGADSVLLPDVPVRESAPFSAAAVEAGIDPIYIAPAKASPTTLEGVAAQSRGYIYAISRDGVTGADKAASVDGLREVVDNVRSYGGAPVLLGFGISTPQHVADAIAAGATGAITGSAIANIIAKYTEHTHPNPACITDMEALKAELGSYVRSMKQATIKA; this is translated from the coding sequence ATGAGCGCCCCCAAATCCTCACGCTACGAGAAGGCCTTCGCCGCGCTTGCGGAGAAAGGCGAGGGCGCGTTCGTGCCCTTCATCATGCTGTCGGACCCCAGCCCAGAGGTCGCGCTGGAGATCATCGACACGGTTGTGAAGGCTGGCGCCGACGCGCTCGAGCTCGGCGTGCCTTTCTCGGATCCGGTTGCCGACGGCCCCGCGATCCAGGCCGCGCACGTCCGCGCGCTCGACGGTGGCGCGACCGTCGACCAGGCGCTCGAGCAGGTCCGCACGATCCGCAAGCGCTACCCGGACCTGCCGATCGGCATGCTGATCTACGCGAACGTGGCCTACGTGCGTGGTCTCGACGAGTTCTACGCCGCCTTCCACGACGCCGGCGCAGACAGCGTGCTGCTTCCCGACGTCCCGGTGCGCGAGTCCGCTCCGTTCAGCGCGGCCGCGGTCGAGGCCGGCATCGACCCGATCTACATCGCCCCGGCCAAGGCCTCGCCGACAACGCTCGAGGGAGTGGCGGCGCAATCCCGCGGCTACATTTACGCCATCTCGCGCGACGGTGTCACGGGTGCGGACAAGGCGGCGTCGGTAGACGGGCTCCGCGAGGTCGTGGACAACGTACGCTCCTACGGCGGCGCTCCAGTGCTGCTTGGCTTCGGTATTTCCACCCCGCAACACGTGGCCGACGCGATCGCGGCTGGTGCCACCGGAGCGATCACGGGCTCGGCAATTGCCAACATCATTGCCAAGTACACGGAGCACACGCATCCCAACCCCGCGTGCATCACCGATATGGAGGCGCTGAAAGCGGAGCTGGGCTCCTACGTTCGGTCGATGAAACAGGCTACGATCAAGGCATGA
- a CDS encoding Rieske (2Fe-2S) protein has product MTCSRRLFLLGTATTFAGAFLAACGEPPSEEVAKTAVPVGSAVILDRFIIAQPNPGEYVAYSAVCPHQQQKITVVDGENVRCTAHGSVFNTASGEVVSGPSLNPLTTAALEETGDQLVVSNPEG; this is encoded by the coding sequence ATGACTTGTTCACGACGCCTATTCCTCCTCGGTACCGCCACGACCTTCGCCGGTGCCTTCCTCGCTGCCTGCGGCGAGCCGCCCAGCGAGGAGGTGGCCAAGACCGCCGTGCCCGTCGGTAGCGCGGTGATTTTGGACCGCTTCATCATCGCCCAGCCGAACCCCGGTGAGTACGTCGCTTACTCAGCGGTTTGCCCGCACCAGCAGCAGAAGATCACCGTGGTCGACGGCGAGAACGTCCGCTGCACGGCGCACGGCTCGGTGTTCAATACCGCGAGCGGTGAGGTCGTCTCCGGCCCTTCGCTCAACCCGCTGACTACCGCCGCGCTGGAGGAGACCGGCGACCAGCTCGTCGTGTCCAACCCGGAGGGCTAA
- a CDS encoding NADH:flavin oxidoreductase/NADH oxidase, which yields MNLGEQIQLRDLKIRNRIWLPPMCQYQARNRDGMPGMWHAVHYGARAAGGFGLIIAEASGVVPEGRISPFCTGIWSAEHARGWAPIVEFAHQMGAAMGIQLNHAGRKASTYPMLPDNSGRGTIPVAVGGWETVGPSAIAADRQAAPRAMTLEEVRAVPGQFADAARDAVDAGFDCVEIHGAHGYLLHQFLSPMSNQREDEYGGDFAGRTRLLLEVVEAVRAAIPEGMPLLVRLSATDWVEPEGWRTEDSERLAPLLREAGVDLIDVSTGGNVSADIPVGLGYQVDFARRVREAGGLPTAAVGLLLSATQAQEVLDSGAADAVLIGRAALRNAEWAIDALEELGATEDELPWPESYFRGWKGVQRRA from the coding sequence ATGAACTTAGGCGAGCAAATCCAACTGAGAGACCTCAAGATCCGCAACCGCATCTGGCTGCCGCCGATGTGCCAATATCAGGCGCGCAATCGCGACGGGATGCCCGGGATGTGGCACGCGGTACACTATGGAGCGCGGGCCGCCGGCGGCTTCGGCCTGATTATCGCCGAAGCGTCTGGCGTTGTGCCTGAGGGTCGGATCTCCCCGTTCTGCACCGGGATCTGGAGTGCGGAGCACGCTCGCGGGTGGGCACCGATCGTGGAGTTTGCGCACCAGATGGGCGCGGCGATGGGCATCCAACTGAACCACGCGGGGCGCAAAGCCTCGACCTACCCGATGCTGCCTGACAATTCGGGGCGCGGCACGATCCCCGTCGCGGTGGGCGGCTGGGAAACCGTCGGCCCGAGTGCCATCGCCGCTGACCGTCAGGCCGCACCGCGCGCCATGACGCTCGAAGAGGTGCGCGCTGTGCCGGGGCAGTTTGCCGACGCCGCGCGGGACGCGGTCGACGCCGGGTTCGACTGTGTGGAGATCCATGGTGCGCACGGCTACCTCCTCCACCAGTTCCTCTCCCCCATGTCCAACCAGCGCGAGGACGAGTACGGTGGCGACTTTGCAGGCCGTACGCGCTTGCTGCTCGAGGTGGTCGAGGCCGTCCGCGCCGCAATCCCCGAAGGCATGCCGCTTCTGGTTCGCCTCTCGGCCACCGACTGGGTCGAGCCTGAAGGCTGGCGTACCGAGGACTCCGAGCGGCTGGCTCCCCTGCTTCGCGAGGCGGGCGTGGATCTCATCGACGTTTCCACCGGAGGCAACGTCAGCGCCGACATCCCCGTCGGTCTCGGTTACCAGGTCGACTTCGCTCGCCGCGTGCGTGAGGCCGGCGGGCTGCCCACCGCCGCCGTCGGTTTGCTCCTCTCTGCCACCCAGGCCCAGGAAGTGCTTGACTCGGGTGCGGCCGACGCGGTCCTGATCGGCCGGGCCGCGCTGCGCAACGCCGAGTGGGCGATCGACGCGCTCGAGGAACTCGGCGCGACCGAAGACGAGCTGCCGTGGCCGGAGTCCTACTTCCGCGGGTGGAAGGGTGTGCAGCGGCGCGCGTAG
- a CDS encoding bile acid:sodium symporter family protein, with product MPSFLKRLDPLVAGIIVAAILAFIVPARGSFADGFAVAVKLAIALLFFLYGARLSTREALHGLTHWRLHASILCCTFLIYPLIGLALRPLTAVISTELYQGILYMTLVPSTVQSSVALTGIARGNISGAVVAASLSSLVGVVATPVLVMLLMGSGEGLLIDASVFLNIAIQLLLPFLLGQIAHNLSARARVVAKSKATKIVDRGSIWMVVYSAFSTGVVAGVWEELPLWEILFLIVFSAALVLVMLWLTRVVPSTLGFNRADTVAIQQCGTQKSLATGLPMASVMFGGATLGALIIPLMVYHMVQLMVCSTYVSRYAGEDYSDAK from the coding sequence ATGCCTTCTTTCCTGAAACGATTAGATCCGCTGGTTGCGGGCATCATCGTCGCAGCAATACTCGCCTTCATCGTCCCCGCCCGCGGCAGCTTCGCCGACGGCTTCGCGGTGGCGGTCAAGCTCGCGATCGCCTTGCTCTTCTTCCTCTACGGCGCGCGCCTGTCCACCCGCGAAGCATTGCACGGCCTGACCCACTGGCGCCTGCATGCCTCGATCCTCTGTTGCACCTTCCTGATCTACCCGCTGATCGGCCTCGCCCTGCGCCCGCTCACCGCCGTCATCTCGACGGAGCTCTACCAGGGCATCCTGTACATGACGCTCGTGCCGTCGACGGTCCAATCCTCGGTCGCGCTCACGGGCATCGCGCGCGGCAACATCAGCGGCGCGGTCGTCGCGGCGAGCCTCTCCTCGCTCGTGGGGGTCGTCGCCACCCCGGTGCTCGTCATGTTGCTCATGGGTTCAGGGGAGGGCTTGCTTATCGACGCCTCCGTGTTCCTCAACATCGCCATCCAACTCCTCCTGCCTTTCCTCTTGGGACAGATCGCGCACAACCTCTCGGCCCGCGCCCGCGTGGTGGCCAAGTCCAAGGCGACGAAGATTGTGGACCGCGGTTCGATCTGGATGGTGGTCTACTCCGCCTTCTCCACGGGCGTCGTTGCCGGCGTGTGGGAGGAGCTGCCGCTGTGGGAGATCCTCTTCCTCATCGTCTTCTCCGCTGCGCTCGTTCTCGTGATGCTCTGGTTGACGCGCGTGGTGCCGAGCACGCTTGGGTTCAACCGCGCGGACACGGTGGCGATCCAGCAGTGCGGCACACAGAAGTCGCTTGCGACCGGTTTGCCGATGGCGTCGGTCATGTTCGGTGGCGCGACGCTCGGTGCGCTCATCATTCCGTTGATGGTCTACCACATGGTGCAGCTCATGGTCTGCTCTACGTACGTCTCGCGCTACGCTGGTGAAGATTACAGCGACGCAAAGTAA